In Stieleria varia, one genomic interval encodes:
- a CDS encoding low molecular weight protein-tyrosine-phosphatase: MTKRILIVCMGNICRSPAGEAVMKRFAEEFGVDAEVDSAGTHDYHVGERADQRMRAAAEARGYDLQSRARQVTKADLDPKRFDLVLAMDAQNYAALQEMADQPNTHIRMFSDYLDDEWPNDVPDPYYGAEEGFDEVLDMLEEGCPLILQTLTGEDLFEGEFED; encoded by the coding sequence ATGACAAAACGCATCCTGATCGTATGCATGGGCAACATCTGTCGTTCTCCAGCCGGCGAGGCTGTGATGAAGCGATTTGCGGAGGAATTTGGCGTGGATGCCGAAGTCGATTCGGCAGGGACCCATGATTACCACGTCGGCGAACGAGCCGATCAAAGGATGCGAGCGGCTGCCGAAGCGCGTGGCTACGATCTGCAATCGCGGGCACGACAGGTCACCAAAGCAGACCTCGATCCCAAGCGATTCGACTTGGTGTTGGCGATGGACGCTCAAAACTACGCGGCGTTGCAAGAAATGGCCGATCAGCCCAATACTCACATTCGAATGTTCAGCGATTATCTGGATGACGAATGGCCCAATGACGTTCCCGATCCGTATTACGGGGCTGAAGAGGGATTTGACGAAGTCCTCGACATGCTGGAGGAGGGGTGCCCACTCATTCTGCAGACGCTCACGGGCGAAGATCTCTTTGAAGGTGAATTCGAAGACTAG
- a CDS encoding GNAT family N-acetyltransferase, whose protein sequence is MVNDMGAPQQSVSVTRCPSRFQFAIANRIEFLNPVHWDAVTAGASVFLSRNYLSATQDDFGSEVVRDFALIYDGPQPVAAIATQSFDITGKQLVAAKSDGENKFSAELKRKSLSMLKRRVCLCGNVHTWGMHGVAFAPDCDPSAIWPGVADCLYRIRRANRLHGQTDYVIIKDLFADQHAHAGSLASYRYKSFETEPNMVLTINPQWKTIDDYFVSLTKRYRAAAKKVFKPFDADGLSVSSLVNVAEHSDRVHALYHAVASKADVCLFPLSSTTLPRIAEALGDDFATIGIFEHDHLVGFVTVVRDGPTAIGYYIGIDYGANARLPIYHRLLLAVIDQAITWGCQNVSFGRTALDAKSRLGCQPEDTHVWVRHRVPLVNVFVQQVLKNVSHAEPPDRNPFKEAQ, encoded by the coding sequence TTGGTCAACGATATGGGTGCTCCCCAGCAATCAGTTTCCGTCACGCGGTGCCCCTCCAGATTTCAATTCGCGATTGCCAATCGCATTGAGTTCCTCAATCCGGTTCATTGGGACGCAGTCACGGCAGGGGCATCGGTGTTTCTCAGTCGCAACTATCTCTCGGCGACCCAAGACGATTTCGGCTCGGAGGTCGTTCGAGACTTTGCCCTCATCTACGACGGGCCACAGCCGGTGGCGGCGATCGCGACGCAATCATTTGACATTACCGGCAAACAACTGGTCGCAGCCAAGTCAGATGGTGAGAACAAGTTTTCCGCCGAATTGAAACGCAAGTCGCTATCGATGCTGAAACGGCGAGTTTGTCTCTGTGGCAATGTGCACACGTGGGGCATGCACGGAGTCGCATTTGCACCGGATTGCGATCCGTCAGCGATTTGGCCGGGAGTTGCCGATTGCTTGTATCGAATTCGTCGCGCGAATCGACTGCACGGACAAACTGATTACGTGATCATCAAAGACCTGTTTGCTGATCAGCATGCCCACGCAGGTTCGCTTGCGTCCTATCGGTATAAGTCCTTTGAGACCGAGCCGAACATGGTGCTGACCATCAATCCGCAATGGAAAACCATCGACGATTACTTCGTCAGCCTGACGAAACGCTATCGAGCAGCGGCTAAGAAAGTTTTCAAGCCCTTTGATGCAGACGGGCTGTCCGTTTCAAGTCTTGTGAACGTTGCCGAGCATTCTGATCGCGTTCACGCACTCTATCACGCGGTGGCATCGAAGGCCGATGTGTGTCTGTTTCCATTGAGTTCAACGACCTTGCCCAGGATTGCCGAGGCGTTGGGCGACGATTTCGCCACGATCGGAATTTTTGAACACGATCACTTGGTCGGTTTTGTCACGGTGGTTCGTGACGGCCCGACTGCGATCGGCTACTACATTGGAATCGACTATGGGGCGAATGCGCGTTTGCCCATCTATCACCGTTTGCTGTTGGCCGTGATTGATCAAGCGATCACGTGGGGCTGCCAGAACGTGTCGTTCGGCCGCACGGCTTTGGACGCGAAATCACGTCTGGGGTGCCAACCGGAGGACACGCACGTTTGGGTCAGGCATCGCGTGCCGTTGGTCAACGTATTTGTGCAGCAGGTGCTCAAGAATGTCAGCCATGCCGAGCCACCCGACCGCAACCCATTCAAAGAAGCACAGTGA